One window of Bifidobacterium pseudocatenulatum DSM 20438 = JCM 1200 = LMG 10505 genomic DNA carries:
- a CDS encoding peptide ABC transporter substrate-binding protein — translation MMLGGCGSSTSGNATEGSNVITAFDSEPQNGLIPGNTNETGGGRPIDLLFAGLVSFDKDGKAQNEVAESITANDDATQYDIKLKDGWKFTDGTDVTAESFTKAWSYTANAKNAQLCSSFFSTIKGYDALQDTDNLKGDEQLEGLKIVNDHEFTVDLSQSDSAFATKLGYSGFYPMPESFYKDPKAFGESPVSDGPYKFDSWDHDKEIKLVKNPDYKGNRKVNNDGVTFKIYTDANAAYADVQAGNLDVMDTVPSADSKTFEFDSSVVPYNKVGSVIQTFTIPSDLEHWKTSTEEGQLRRQALSMAIDRQAICDKVLNGLGTPAVEFTSPKTPGYSDSLKGNENLKYNKKKAKELWEKANAISPWTSDDKLTFSYNADGGAKPIFEAVVNSVKNTLDIDVTTNPVPTFQEFRNDVTGRKMTGAFRTGWQPDYPSPENYLYQLYSSDAADGNGSNDGDYKNSEFDDLCSKAAAAQTTDEANKLYQQAQEILLNDLPAIPLYYSNANGVAASGVKNFVMNWQNVPVYNEILKS, via the coding sequence ATGATGCTGGGCGGCTGTGGGTCTTCCACGTCTGGGAACGCGACTGAAGGATCGAATGTCATTACGGCATTTGACTCCGAACCGCAGAATGGCTTGATTCCGGGCAACACCAATGAAACCGGCGGTGGCCGTCCTATCGATCTGCTGTTCGCTGGGTTGGTGTCTTTCGATAAGGATGGCAAGGCCCAGAATGAAGTGGCTGAGTCCATTACCGCCAATGATGACGCCACCCAGTACGACATCAAGCTCAAGGATGGTTGGAAGTTCACCGATGGCACCGATGTGACCGCCGAGTCCTTCACCAAGGCTTGGAGCTATACGGCTAATGCGAAGAACGCGCAGCTGTGCTCTTCCTTCTTCTCCACCATCAAGGGCTATGACGCGCTGCAGGACACCGACAACCTCAAGGGTGACGAGCAGCTTGAAGGTCTGAAGATCGTCAACGATCACGAGTTCACCGTCGACCTGAGCCAGTCGGATTCCGCGTTCGCCACCAAGCTGGGTTATTCGGGATTCTATCCGATGCCGGAATCCTTCTACAAGGATCCGAAGGCCTTCGGAGAGTCGCCGGTTTCCGATGGTCCGTACAAGTTCGATTCCTGGGACCATGACAAGGAAATCAAGCTGGTCAAGAATCCCGATTACAAAGGCAATCGCAAGGTGAATAACGACGGTGTGACGTTCAAGATCTACACGGATGCCAACGCGGCCTATGCCGATGTTCAGGCCGGCAACCTTGATGTGATGGATACGGTGCCGTCCGCCGACAGCAAGACCTTCGAATTCGATTCCTCCGTGGTGCCATACAACAAGGTCGGTTCCGTGATTCAGACGTTCACCATTCCGTCGGACCTTGAACATTGGAAGACATCCACCGAAGAAGGACAGTTGCGCCGACAGGCGTTGTCCATGGCCATCGACCGTCAGGCCATCTGCGACAAGGTACTGAATGGTTTGGGAACTCCAGCGGTCGAATTCACGTCTCCGAAGACTCCGGGCTACTCCGATTCGCTCAAGGGCAACGAGAATCTGAAGTACAACAAAAAGAAGGCCAAGGAACTCTGGGAGAAGGCCAACGCCATCAGCCCGTGGACTTCCGACGACAAGCTTACGTTCTCCTATAATGCAGACGGCGGAGCCAAGCCGATCTTTGAAGCCGTGGTGAACTCCGTGAAGAACACGCTCGATATCGACGTGACCACTAACCCGGTGCCGACCTTCCAGGAATTCCGAAACGACGTTACCGGCCGCAAGATGACCGGCGCGTTCCGTACCGGTTGGCAGCCGGATTATCCGTCTCCTGAAAACTACCTGTACCAGCTGTATTCCTCTGACGCTGCTGATGGCAATGGTTCCAACGATGGCGATTACAAGAATTCGGAGTTCGATGACCTGTGCTCCAAGGCTGCTGCCGCACAGACCACCGACGAGGCCAATAAGCTGTACCAGCAGGCTCAGGAGATTCTGTTGAACGATCTGCCTGCCATCCCGCTGTATTACTCCAATGCCAATGGCGTTGCCGCATCCGGAGTGAAGAACTTCGTCATGAACTGGCAGAACGTTCCGGTGTATAACGAGATTTTGAAGAGCTGA
- a CDS encoding prephenate dehydratase domain-containing protein, which produces MSARKLFYLGPQGTFTHQAAVNASQALAHLEPEGFELVAADDVPQILDAAQRGEGWGVVAWENNVEGYVVPNLDALIDAKDLVGFARVGVDVTFDAYVRAGSNPEDATVATAHAHGLAQCKRFIAEHHLEPTPAPSNAAACRDIKANEIAFGPSICGELYNVTRIGTAVQDYQGAQTDFLVLAPRKEAGKLLEQPRSQADMEYESVLTLIPLVTGPGVLANLLDVFRDAGLNMTSFISRPIKGRTGTYSFIATLDAAPWEQRFHGALVEIAEHGDWAKTLAVYPRRERPNPPVTSWMLPQGGVRLDEQHLPDDWQNSETVGKELMW; this is translated from the coding sequence ATGAGCGCACGAAAGCTGTTCTATCTAGGTCCGCAAGGCACCTTCACCCATCAGGCCGCAGTCAATGCATCGCAGGCACTGGCCCATCTTGAGCCGGAAGGATTCGAATTGGTGGCTGCGGATGACGTACCGCAAATCCTTGATGCCGCGCAGCGGGGCGAAGGATGGGGCGTCGTGGCATGGGAAAACAACGTCGAAGGTTACGTGGTGCCGAATCTGGACGCGCTCATCGACGCCAAAGATCTAGTCGGATTTGCGCGAGTGGGCGTCGACGTAACTTTCGACGCATATGTGCGTGCGGGATCCAATCCGGAAGACGCCACCGTGGCTACCGCACACGCGCATGGTCTCGCGCAATGCAAACGTTTCATCGCGGAACACCATTTGGAACCGACTCCAGCGCCATCCAATGCTGCCGCATGTCGCGATATCAAAGCAAACGAAATAGCTTTCGGGCCAAGTATTTGCGGTGAACTCTACAATGTGACGCGCATCGGTACCGCCGTGCAGGATTATCAAGGCGCACAGACTGATTTTCTTGTGCTCGCACCACGCAAGGAAGCCGGAAAACTGTTGGAACAGCCTCGTTCGCAAGCTGATATGGAATACGAATCCGTGCTGACGCTTATTCCGCTTGTCACAGGTCCTGGCGTACTCGCGAACCTGCTGGACGTATTCCGCGATGCAGGCCTCAATATGACAAGTTTCATCTCGCGGCCAATCAAAGGACGCACAGGCACATACAGTTTTATCGCGACGCTCGATGCGGCGCCATGGGAGCAACGCTTCCATGGCGCGCTGGTCGAAATCGCCGAACACGGTGACTGGGCCAAAACTCTGGCCGTATACCCACGAAGAGAACGCCCCAATCCTCCAGTCACCTCATGGATGCTGCCGCAGGGAGGCGTACGGCTTGACGAACAGCATCTGCCAGATGATTGGCAGAACAGCGAAACGGTCGGAAAGGAGCTGATGTGGTGA
- a CDS encoding DUF6725 family protein, with the protein MPIPNEIPAGARIVVRTCEGVDPKDQRMKFRDYVGHVRSWDGQTLEMTRDAAANGSRPEQRVSIPADTIVTVKPVPERSMTRPRP; encoded by the coding sequence ATGCCGATTCCAAACGAAATTCCAGCAGGTGCACGCATTGTGGTGCGCACCTGCGAAGGTGTCGATCCAAAGGACCAGCGCATGAAATTCCGCGATTATGTCGGTCACGTACGTTCTTGGGACGGGCAGACATTGGAAATGACGCGCGATGCGGCAGCCAACGGTTCACGCCCAGAGCAACGTGTCAGCATTCCCGCCGACACCATCGTCACTGTCAAACCGGTTCCGGAACGTTCCATGACACGGCCGCGCCCATAG
- a CDS encoding MFS transporter: MTSVQSASVASSGSLTRNERLDRLPFNKAHRKLLVASGIGWAFDAMDVGLVSFVVAAIAADPHFNLTPTEKSWVLSIGFVGMAIGAALGGFVADRVGRKTVFSATLVIFGLANGGMALSWSLTALLIARLIIGLGLGAELPVASTLVSEFSPTKQRGRMTVLLESFWAVGWIVAAFIGYFVIPNTGDWGWRWALLIGALPLLYAIVTRVHIPESVRFLESKGREDEAEQAVRYFEQAGGIEPVASPKGKPLPKINTRELFGKKCIARTAAIWATWFFVNFSYYGAFTWMPSLLADQFGSLTKSFGYTLAIAVAQLPGYFLAAWLVEIWGRRKTLSVFLAVSAVAAFAFSQAGSVAAVLGFGMLLSASNLGAWGVLYAVTPEIYPTRLRAAASGAAAACGRVAAIIAPLLMPWFLTLSGGNKAVAFIVFAVAFILACVAALCLPERTGKELED; this comes from the coding sequence ATGACATCCGTGCAATCCGCATCGGTTGCTTCGTCGGGTTCGTTGACACGTAATGAGCGTCTTGATCGCCTGCCGTTTAACAAAGCGCATAGGAAACTTCTGGTGGCGTCCGGTATCGGCTGGGCTTTCGACGCCATGGACGTCGGCTTGGTGTCCTTCGTTGTGGCGGCCATCGCGGCTGACCCGCATTTCAATCTGACACCAACCGAGAAAAGCTGGGTGCTGTCCATCGGCTTCGTCGGCATGGCGATCGGTGCTGCGCTGGGTGGTTTTGTAGCCGATCGTGTTGGCCGCAAAACGGTCTTTTCCGCGACGCTGGTGATTTTCGGTTTGGCGAATGGCGGCATGGCACTGTCATGGTCGTTGACCGCGCTTTTGATCGCTCGTCTGATCATCGGTCTTGGTTTGGGCGCCGAACTGCCAGTGGCTTCCACTCTGGTTTCTGAATTCTCTCCGACCAAACAACGCGGTCGTATGACGGTGCTGTTGGAATCCTTCTGGGCTGTCGGCTGGATTGTCGCCGCCTTCATTGGCTACTTTGTGATTCCGAATACCGGCGATTGGGGTTGGCGCTGGGCTTTGCTCATTGGCGCGTTGCCGCTGCTGTATGCCATTGTGACGCGTGTTCATATTCCGGAATCCGTGCGATTCCTGGAATCCAAGGGGCGTGAGGACGAAGCCGAACAGGCCGTACGCTATTTCGAACAGGCAGGTGGCATCGAGCCAGTGGCTTCCCCGAAGGGCAAACCACTGCCGAAGATCAACACCCGCGAACTGTTCGGCAAAAAGTGCATCGCGCGCACCGCAGCCATTTGGGCCACGTGGTTCTTCGTGAACTTCTCCTACTATGGAGCGTTCACATGGATGCCGTCGCTGCTGGCCGACCAGTTTGGCTCGCTGACCAAGTCGTTCGGCTATACGCTGGCCATCGCCGTCGCGCAGTTGCCGGGATACTTCCTGGCCGCATGGCTGGTGGAGATCTGGGGCCGCAGGAAGACGCTGAGCGTGTTCCTTGCCGTGTCGGCCGTGGCCGCGTTTGCTTTCTCGCAAGCGGGTTCCGTAGCTGCGGTGTTGGGCTTTGGCATGTTGTTGTCCGCATCCAATCTTGGCGCGTGGGGCGTGCTGTATGCGGTGACTCCGGAAATCTATCCGACCCGCCTGCGCGCTGCTGCGTCCGGTGCTGCTGCGGCATGTGGCCGAGTGGCTGCCATCATAGCTCCGCTGCTCATGCCGTGGTTCCTGACGCTGTCCGGTGGCAACAAGGCGGTGGCATTCATCGTTTTCGCGGTCGCCTTCATTCTGGCCTGCGTTGCGGCGTTGTGCTTGCCGGAACGCACTGGTAAGGAACTTGAGGATTAA
- a CDS encoding prephenate dehydrogenase — MKQRIAIVGLGLIGGSLARRLVNAGCEVIAWNHNDRPYETAKADGIRCVSTLAALADTKPDVLVLCNPLKAMPQILGALKPLIDTDITTLTDVGSVKAMVREQVKAVGLEHCYVGAHPMAGNELSGWESSDPTLYDGALWAITVDENTEYQRFRAVATMIVDHCSNRLIVLDDATHDRCAALISHMPHVISTAMINELVANPNRNIAAALAAGSWRDMTRVALTDPNRTRAMVEEDAANVEALLRNMANRLTLMANVLHGMTTQQGSPTAGDDKEMARFFIQGQPFREYKVLAKEPDFEERCETVELAIPETGWQQMLLESARRGEHIVRFDGYRQAMAQVRSAV; from the coding sequence GTGAAGCAGCGTATCGCAATCGTAGGCCTTGGTCTTATCGGAGGGTCACTGGCTCGCAGACTCGTTAATGCTGGCTGTGAAGTCATCGCATGGAACCATAACGATCGTCCATATGAAACTGCGAAAGCGGACGGCATACGATGTGTGTCCACACTGGCCGCGCTCGCCGACACAAAACCTGACGTGCTTGTGTTATGCAATCCGCTCAAGGCCATGCCGCAAATCCTGGGTGCGTTGAAGCCACTGATCGATACGGACATCACCACGCTCACCGATGTCGGCAGTGTCAAAGCAATGGTTCGGGAACAGGTTAAAGCCGTTGGATTGGAACATTGCTATGTGGGCGCGCATCCCATGGCAGGCAATGAGCTGTCCGGATGGGAATCGTCGGATCCGACGCTTTACGATGGCGCGCTCTGGGCCATCACCGTAGATGAAAACACCGAGTATCAGCGGTTCCGCGCCGTTGCGACAATGATTGTGGATCATTGTTCCAACCGACTCATCGTTCTTGACGATGCGACCCACGATCGTTGCGCGGCACTGATTTCCCACATGCCACACGTCATTTCCACAGCTATGATCAACGAGCTGGTGGCCAATCCCAACCGGAACATCGCAGCCGCGCTCGCCGCTGGTTCATGGCGGGACATGACTCGTGTTGCGCTAACCGATCCAAACCGTACCCGTGCAATGGTGGAAGAGGACGCCGCCAATGTCGAAGCGTTGCTGCGTAATATGGCCAATCGGTTGACGCTTATGGCCAACGTGCTGCACGGCATGACCACGCAACAGGGCTCGCCCACTGCCGGTGACGACAAGGAGATGGCGCGTTTCTTCATACAAGGGCAGCCATTCCGTGAATACAAGGTTCTCGCCAAAGAACCTGACTTCGAAGAACGTTGCGAAACGGTCGAACTGGCAATTCCCGAAACCGGATGGCAGCAGATGCTTCTGGAGTCGGCGCGTAGGGGAGAGCATATCGTGCGATTCGACGGTTACCGTCAAGCTATGGCACAGGTGCGTTCCGCAGTGTGA
- a CDS encoding NUDIX hydrolase, translating into MIMGNVSERRKQPPQVGVSVVILALGPASHGTQEHARTSAGSTLWIPLVRRVRQPFLGQWALPGGGLRADHSLEQSAYVALESTTSLHPRYLEQLYTFGDPARSHGGLPMVSIVYWALVDDLNGQLGQSIDDNVKWFPVDDLPELAFDHGDIVDYALSRLRGKIEYPQIVTRLVGERFTLSQLHDVYEAVAGQSIDLANFRRKMLASGQLEDTGDKLRVGRNRPATVYRYTMDVLRQSTWSDARDRHDFDVRETQDDVLSALTTI; encoded by the coding sequence ATGATCATGGGCAATGTCTCAGAACGGCGCAAACAGCCGCCGCAGGTGGGCGTTTCCGTGGTCATTCTCGCTTTGGGGCCAGCTTCCCACGGAACGCAGGAACATGCTCGAACCAGTGCGGGATCCACCTTGTGGATACCGCTGGTCCGGCGCGTGCGCCAGCCTTTTCTTGGCCAGTGGGCGTTGCCCGGTGGTGGTTTGAGGGCTGACCACTCGCTGGAGCAATCTGCCTACGTTGCGCTGGAATCCACGACATCGTTGCATCCACGGTATCTTGAACAGCTGTATACATTCGGCGATCCAGCGCGCTCACACGGCGGGCTGCCGATGGTATCCATCGTCTATTGGGCGTTGGTCGACGATCTTAACGGGCAACTCGGGCAGAGTATCGACGACAATGTCAAATGGTTTCCTGTGGATGATCTGCCTGAGTTGGCATTTGACCATGGCGACATCGTGGACTACGCCCTCAGCAGACTTCGCGGCAAAATCGAATATCCGCAGATCGTCACCAGATTGGTAGGCGAGAGGTTTACGCTGAGCCAGCTGCATGACGTGTACGAGGCCGTTGCCGGTCAGAGCATCGATCTGGCGAATTTCCGCCGTAAGATGCTCGCATCCGGGCAGCTGGAGGACACCGGTGACAAATTGCGTGTCGGACGCAATCGTCCGGCAACGGTGTATCGCTACACCATGGATGTGCTCCGACAGTCGACATGGAGCGATGCTCGGGATCGCCATGATTTCGATGTGCGGGAAACGCAGGATGATGTGCTTTCCGCGTTGACGACGATCTGA
- a CDS encoding peptide ABC transporter substrate-binding protein — MKKKALAFAAAACAFGMLLSGCGSSNGSDTAAEGANIITAYNSEPQHPLIPGNTNETGGGKPVDLLFSRLISFDAKGNASNEVAESITANDDATQYDIKLKDGWKFTDGTDVTAESFTKAWSYVANAKNGMVGSSFFSTIKGYDALQDTDNLKGDEQLEGLKIVNDHEFTVDLNKSDSVFAIKVGYSAFAPLPESFYDDTDAFGEAPVGNGPYKFQSWDHDNEIVLVKNPDYKGNRTPKNDGVTFKVYTKDDAAYADIQSGALDVMESVPASATKTFETDETVQAYNKAGSVIQQFTIPSSLKHFEAGTEEGTLRRQAISMAINRENICDKVLNGTGTPAVDFTSPLTPGYSDSLKGVGNLKYNEKKAKELWEKANAISPWTSDDKLTFAYNADGGHETTYTAVVNSINNTLGSEVAATNPYPTFNDYRTAVSDRKVQGAFRSGWQPDYPSAENYLVANYASAAADGNGSNDGDYKNSEFDDLCSKAAAAQTTDEANKLYQQAQEVLLNDLPAVPLYYANAYGVAATGVSGFEMNWQNLPVYENMTKSGK, encoded by the coding sequence ATGAAGAAGAAAGCACTGGCTTTCGCTGCCGCCGCGTGCGCTTTTGGCATGCTGCTGAGCGGCTGTGGCTCTTCCAACGGCAGCGACACCGCCGCTGAAGGTGCCAACATCATCACCGCATACAATTCCGAACCGCAGCACCCGCTCATCCCGGGCAACACCAACGAGACCGGTGGTGGCAAGCCGGTTGATCTGCTGTTCTCCCGTCTGATTTCCTTCGACGCCAAAGGCAATGCTTCCAACGAAGTGGCTGAGTCCATTACCGCCAACGATGACGCCACCCAGTACGACATCAAGCTCAAGGATGGCTGGAAGTTCACCGATGGCACCGATGTGACCGCCGAGTCCTTCACCAAGGCTTGGAGCTACGTGGCCAACGCCAAGAACGGTATGGTCGGCTCATCCTTCTTCTCCACCATCAAGGGCTATGACGCGCTGCAGGACACCGACAACCTCAAGGGTGACGAGCAGCTTGAAGGTCTGAAGATCGTCAACGATCACGAGTTCACCGTCGACCTGAACAAGTCTGATTCCGTGTTCGCCATCAAGGTGGGCTATTCCGCATTCGCTCCGCTGCCGGAATCCTTCTACGATGACACGGATGCCTTCGGTGAGGCTCCAGTCGGCAACGGTCCGTACAAGTTCCAGTCCTGGGATCACGACAACGAGATCGTGCTCGTGAAGAACCCTGACTACAAGGGCAACCGAACCCCGAAGAACGACGGTGTGACCTTCAAGGTCTACACCAAGGATGACGCAGCCTACGCCGACATCCAGTCCGGCGCCCTCGATGTGATGGAATCCGTGCCGGCCTCCGCCACCAAGACCTTCGAAACCGATGAGACCGTGCAGGCCTACAACAAGGCCGGTTCCGTCATCCAGCAGTTCACCATTCCGTCCAGCCTGAAGCACTTCGAAGCTGGTACCGAAGAAGGCACCCTGCGTCGTCAAGCCATCTCCATGGCCATCAACCGTGAGAACATCTGCGACAAGGTGCTCAACGGCACCGGCACTCCGGCCGTTGACTTTACCTCTCCGCTGACCCCGGGCTACTCTGATTCCCTCAAGGGCGTCGGCAACCTGAAGTACAACGAGAAGAAGGCCAAGGAACTCTGGGAGAAGGCCAATGCTATCAGCCCGTGGACTTCCGATGACAAGCTCACCTTCGCTTACAACGCTGACGGTGGCCACGAGACCACCTACACCGCTGTGGTGAACTCCATCAACAACACGCTTGGTTCCGAAGTGGCTGCCACCAACCCGTACCCGACTTTCAACGATTACCGTACCGCCGTGTCCGATCGCAAGGTTCAGGGTGCATTCCGTAGCGGCTGGCAGCCGGATTATCCGTCCGCCGAAAACTACCTGGTGGCCAATTACGCTTCCGCCGCTGCTGATGGCAATGGTTCCAACGATGGCGATTACAAGAATTCGGAGTTCGATGACCTGTGCTCCAAGGCTGCTGCCGCGCAGACCACCGATGAGGCCAATAAGCTGTACCAGCAGGCTCAGGAAGTGCTGCTCAACGATCTCCCGGCCGTTCCGCTGTACTACGCCAACGCCTACGGTGTGGCTGCTACCGGCGTTTCCGGTTTCGAAATGAACTGGCAGAACCTGCCGGTCTACGAG
- the typA gene encoding translational GTPase TypA, which translates to MAVRGDIRNVAIVAHVDHGKTTLVNAMLAQSHVFNEREEVPDRVMDSNDLEREKGITILAKNTAVQYTGPLAAKYGHPEGITLNIIDTPGHADFGGEVERGISMVDGVVLLVDASEGPLPQTRFVLRKALEAKLPVILCVNKTDRPDARIEEVVGESSDLLLGLAQDVIEEGIDLDEDALFDLPVIYCAAKAGYASENQPENGGLPDNEDLEPLFEAIIKNIPAPEYEEGAPLQAHVANIDSSDFLGRLGLVRIYNGTLEKGKTYGLSRVDGSVENFRVSELLRTQGLERTPVDSAGPGDIVAVAGVNDIMIGETIVDPSDPRPLPLIHVDDPAISMTFGINDSPLAGTEGKDHKLTARMIKDRLDRELIGNVSIKVLPTERPDAWEVQGRGELALAVLAEQMRREGYELTVGRPQVVTKTIDGVINEPMENTTIDVPEEYMGTVTQLLADRKGRMENMTNHGTGWVRLQFTVPSRGLIGFRTALLSATRGTGIASSISAGYAPWAGQIVTRQNGSMVCDRKGIATPYAMQRLQARGNFFVEPQSPVYEGQVVGVNNKPDELDVNITLAKHMTNMRSSTADVLETLTPPIKMSLEESLDFANEDECVEVTPESIRVRKIILSREDWYKWRAKQRRQNNAQNNK; encoded by the coding sequence ATGGCGGTTCGCGGCGATATTCGAAATGTAGCGATTGTGGCACACGTCGATCACGGCAAGACCACGTTGGTCAATGCCATGCTGGCACAGTCCCACGTGTTCAACGAACGTGAGGAAGTTCCGGATCGTGTGATGGATTCCAATGATCTGGAACGTGAGAAGGGCATCACCATCCTCGCCAAGAACACCGCTGTGCAGTACACCGGTCCGCTGGCCGCCAAGTACGGCCATCCGGAAGGCATCACCCTCAACATCATCGATACTCCTGGTCACGCCGATTTCGGCGGCGAGGTCGAGCGTGGCATCTCCATGGTTGATGGCGTCGTGCTGCTCGTCGACGCATCCGAAGGCCCGCTGCCGCAGACCCGCTTCGTGCTGCGCAAGGCTTTGGAAGCCAAGCTGCCGGTTATCCTGTGCGTGAACAAGACCGATCGTCCGGACGCACGTATCGAAGAGGTCGTTGGAGAATCCTCCGATCTGCTGCTCGGCCTGGCTCAGGACGTTATCGAAGAGGGTATCGATCTCGATGAGGATGCGCTGTTCGACCTGCCGGTCATCTACTGCGCGGCCAAGGCCGGCTACGCTTCCGAAAACCAGCCGGAGAATGGCGGTCTGCCGGATAACGAAGATCTCGAACCGCTGTTCGAAGCCATCATCAAGAACATTCCGGCTCCGGAATACGAGGAAGGCGCGCCTTTGCAGGCACACGTCGCCAACATCGATTCCTCTGATTTCCTGGGTCGACTCGGCTTGGTGCGTATCTACAACGGCACTCTCGAAAAGGGCAAGACCTACGGTCTGTCCCGTGTGGACGGCTCCGTCGAAAACTTCCGCGTCTCCGAACTGCTGCGTACGCAGGGTCTTGAGCGCACCCCGGTCGATTCCGCGGGCCCTGGCGACATCGTCGCAGTCGCCGGCGTGAATGACATCATGATCGGCGAAACCATCGTTGATCCGTCCGATCCGCGTCCGCTGCCGCTGATCCACGTTGATGATCCGGCCATCTCCATGACTTTCGGCATCAACGATTCCCCGCTTGCCGGAACCGAAGGCAAGGACCACAAGCTTACCGCCCGCATGATCAAGGATCGCCTTGACCGCGAACTCATCGGCAACGTGTCCATCAAGGTGCTGCCGACCGAACGCCCGGATGCATGGGAAGTCCAGGGTCGTGGCGAGCTCGCCTTGGCCGTGCTTGCCGAACAGATGCGTCGTGAAGGCTATGAGCTGACCGTCGGCCGCCCGCAGGTGGTCACCAAGACCATCGACGGCGTGATCAACGAACCGATGGAAAACACCACCATCGACGTTCCGGAAGAGTACATGGGCACGGTCACCCAGCTGCTCGCCGACCGTAAGGGCCGTATGGAGAACATGACCAACCATGGCACTGGCTGGGTTCGTCTGCAGTTCACCGTGCCGTCCCGTGGTCTGATCGGCTTCCGCACCGCACTGCTTTCCGCCACCCGTGGCACCGGTATCGCATCCTCCATCTCCGCCGGCTACGCTCCGTGGGCTGGCCAGATCGTGACCCGCCAGAACGGTTCCATGGTCTGCGATCGCAAGGGTATCGCCACTCCGTACGCCATGCAGCGTCTGCAGGCACGTGGCAACTTCTTCGTCGAACCGCAGTCTCCGGTGTACGAAGGCCAGGTCGTCGGCGTGAACAACAAGCCTGACGAGCTGGATGTGAACATCACGCTGGCCAAGCATATGACCAACATGCGTTCCTCCACCGCAGATGTGCTCGAAACCCTGACTCCGCCGATCAAGATGAGCCTCGAAGAGTCCTTGGACTTCGCCAACGAGGACGAGTGCGTGGAAGTCACTCCGGAATCCATCCGTGTGCGCAAGATTATTCTCAGCCGTGAGGATTGGTACAAGTGGCGCGCCAAGCAGCGTCGACAGAACAACGCTCAGAATAACAAGTGA
- a CDS encoding tyrosine recombinase XerC has protein sequence MLFDKSVEAFDTYLKANRGLSENTRKAYRGDVEECLLALERLRCRDLNEVTIEDLRMWMAESSKNHAKSSMARKTVAVRGFFAWTHEHGVTTTDPACALMTPKIPDTLPDVLSESQAEQLMERVDEDGETSQPKERTMKQQAIELRDAAMLELLYATGMRVAELVGLDVPDVVFSNRTVKVTGKGNKQRVMPFGAPAQKAIRRWLDDGRPLLVGEQSAAALFLGRQGKRIDQRMVRRVVHECARDAGVPDISPHALRHSAATHMLDGGADLREVQELLGHSSLKTTQRYTHVSIEQLKARYGQAFPRA, from the coding sequence ATGCTGTTCGATAAGAGCGTAGAGGCATTCGATACATATCTGAAAGCCAACCGTGGATTGAGTGAAAACACACGGAAGGCATACCGAGGCGATGTCGAAGAATGTCTGCTTGCCTTGGAGCGGCTTAGATGCAGGGATCTTAACGAGGTGACCATCGAAGATCTTCGCATGTGGATGGCGGAATCATCGAAAAACCATGCGAAAAGCAGCATGGCCCGAAAAACTGTGGCTGTACGTGGTTTTTTCGCGTGGACGCATGAGCATGGCGTGACGACGACGGATCCGGCTTGTGCGCTCATGACCCCGAAAATACCTGATACGTTGCCGGATGTGCTCAGCGAATCACAGGCTGAACAGCTGATGGAACGCGTGGATGAGGACGGTGAAACGTCTCAGCCGAAGGAACGGACCATGAAGCAGCAGGCCATTGAGCTGCGTGACGCCGCAATGCTGGAACTGTTGTATGCAACGGGCATGCGTGTGGCTGAACTGGTGGGACTTGATGTGCCGGATGTGGTCTTTTCCAATCGAACGGTCAAAGTGACCGGCAAAGGCAACAAACAACGAGTCATGCCATTTGGCGCTCCGGCGCAAAAAGCGATACGTCGGTGGCTGGATGATGGGCGTCCCCTGTTGGTGGGGGAGCAGTCCGCGGCTGCGCTGTTTCTTGGGAGACAAGGCAAACGCATTGATCAGCGGATGGTACGTCGTGTGGTGCACGAATGCGCGCGTGATGCCGGCGTTCCCGACATTAGCCCTCATGCTCTGCGGCACAGTGCCGCCACGCATATGCTTGACGGGGGAGCGGATTTGCGTGAGGTGCAGGAGCTCTTGGGACATTCCTCGCTGAAGACCACGCAACGGTACACGCATGTCTCCATCGAACAATTGAAAGCCCGATACGGTCAGGCATTTCCTCGTGCGTAG